A window of the Halichoerus grypus chromosome 2, mHalGry1.hap1.1, whole genome shotgun sequence genome harbors these coding sequences:
- the DYNLL2 gene encoding dynein light chain 2, cytoplasmic — protein sequence MSDRKAVIKNADMSEDMQQDAVDCATQAMEKYNIEKDIAAYIKKEFDKKYNPTWHCIVGRNFGSYVTHETKHFIYFYLGQVAILLFKSG from the exons ATGTCTGACCGGAAGGCAGTGATCAAGAACGCAGACATGTCTGAGGACATGCAACAGGATGCTGTTGACTGCGCCACGCAGGCTATGGAGAAGTACAACATAGAGAAGGACATTGCTGCCTATATCAAGAAG gAATTTGACAAGAAATATAACCCGACCTGGCATTGTATCGTGGGCCGAAATTTTGGCAGCTATGTTACACACGAGACAAAGCACTTCATCTATTTTTACTTGGGTCAAGTTGCAATCCTCCTGTTCAAGTCCGGCTAG